A part of Thermotoga petrophila RKU-1 genomic DNA contains:
- a CDS encoding radical SAM/SPASM domain-containing protein produces MFKPSRYNVIFRDGDYVVFVNFLTRAIARLEKSKAEIAEKILKDPDEEIPEEWLSIKKDLIYGGYIVDEDFDEIEHLKLMNRMTRYDSSSVMVTIIPTLACNFDCIYCYESKTGPSMTAKTAERIVEYLKRLIRTRRSISVGWFGGEPLLCFDVVKFVNSSLIEACRENNVDFHSSMSTNGYLLDKEKAEWFDRLEIRNVQITIDGPEDVHNKYRPLKGGKGTFDTIVENLENLFRVTEKLQVTFRMNVGPDNFHRVEEFLNVLERFPKDRTRVYFRWIFGSNSREFFFRKVYEIRDRESLNILNFYESAAKRGFNVFLPVLVQNRYCEYDCVSSVVIGPQGELYPCTVRVGKGMEIGRLTNRGLEYDRKKYLRWHSFDAFESEECMRCKLLPVCMGGCRSARFDGKTGCPEEKKDPEKFAREWYRIKLLERQVERHEAFEI; encoded by the coding sequence GTGTTCAAACCTTCAAGATACAATGTGATTTTCAGAGATGGCGACTACGTTGTGTTTGTGAACTTTCTAACCAGAGCGATCGCTCGTCTGGAAAAAAGCAAAGCAGAAATTGCAGAGAAGATTCTCAAAGATCCAGACGAAGAGATCCCTGAAGAATGGCTTTCCATAAAGAAAGATTTGATCTACGGTGGGTATATCGTTGATGAGGACTTCGACGAAATAGAGCATCTGAAACTTATGAACAGAATGACCCGCTATGATTCTTCCTCGGTTATGGTCACGATCATACCCACCCTGGCATGCAATTTTGATTGTATCTACTGCTATGAATCGAAAACAGGACCTTCGATGACAGCGAAAACGGCAGAAAGGATCGTAGAATATCTGAAAAGGCTGATTCGAACCAGAAGATCTATAAGTGTAGGCTGGTTCGGCGGGGAACCCCTCCTGTGTTTTGACGTGGTGAAGTTCGTAAACTCATCGCTGATAGAAGCATGCAGAGAAAACAATGTGGATTTTCACTCCTCCATGTCAACGAATGGATACCTTCTCGACAAAGAAAAAGCGGAATGGTTTGACAGGCTCGAAATAAGAAACGTTCAAATAACGATCGATGGCCCAGAAGATGTTCACAATAAATACAGGCCTTTGAAAGGTGGCAAGGGAACTTTCGACACCATTGTGGAAAATCTGGAGAATCTCTTCAGGGTCACGGAGAAACTTCAGGTCACGTTCAGAATGAATGTGGGACCTGACAACTTCCATCGTGTAGAAGAGTTTCTGAACGTTCTGGAGCGATTTCCGAAAGACAGAACGAGGGTATATTTCAGGTGGATTTTTGGATCGAACAGCAGGGAATTCTTTTTCAGGAAGGTCTATGAGATCAGAGATCGGGAGTCTCTGAACATTCTCAATTTCTACGAAAGTGCTGCGAAAAGAGGCTTCAATGTGTTTCTTCCCGTTCTTGTGCAAAACAGATACTGTGAGTACGACTGTGTGTCTTCTGTTGTGATAGGTCCACAGGGAGAGTTGTATCCATGCACAGTGAGAGTGGGAAAAGGCATGGAGATAGGAAGATTGACCAACCGAGGACTGGAATACGACAGGAAAAAATATCTCAGATGGCATTCTTTCGATGCTTTCGAAAGCGAAGAATGCATGAGGTGCAAACTCCTTCCTGTGTGCATGGGAGGATGTAGAAGTGCCAGGTTCGATGGCAAAACGGGATGCCCTGAAGAGAAAAAGGATCCGGAGAAATTCGCAAGGGAATGGTACAGGATAAAACTCCTTGAAAGGCAGGTCGAAAGACATGAAGCCTTCGAGATTTAA
- a CDS encoding zinc ribbon domain-containing protein: MLDESYTSQTCPVCGKRHKTSTRNFMGPD; this comes from the coding sequence TTGCTGGACGAGTCCTACACCTCACAGACGTGTCCTGTCTGCGGTAAAAGACACAAGACTTCGACGAGGAACTTCATGGGACCAGACTGA
- a CDS encoding ABC transporter ATP-binding protein encodes MEKRDFRTKAITLRKINKKIGEKHILKDVSFDIFMNEILALIGPNGAGKTTTIRCISGIFKVDSGTIIKNPNLRVSVVSEKDFFWEGDTGQKNVERFYKYFEGKLSKDMIDYYSEKLGLKEFLSKKVHTYSKGTRRKLSFLLSLLPDPDLLILDEPMSGLDPISRINMRETIKELKRAGKGVLITSHDLAEVEKLADRFVLIKDGKILADNLVWDALSKYQSLEKLFLDFVKEGRS; translated from the coding sequence ATGGAGAAAAGAGATTTTAGAACCAAAGCCATTACTCTTAGAAAAATTAATAAAAAGATAGGTGAAAAACACATCTTGAAAGATGTTTCCTTTGACATTTTCATGAATGAGATTCTTGCATTGATAGGTCCCAACGGTGCGGGGAAGACGACTACCATAAGGTGCATTTCTGGGATCTTCAAGGTTGATTCTGGCACTATTATAAAAAATCCAAACTTAAGGGTTTCTGTAGTGAGCGAGAAGGACTTTTTCTGGGAAGGAGACACCGGGCAAAAGAATGTAGAGAGATTTTACAAATACTTTGAAGGAAAACTCAGCAAAGACATGATCGATTATTACTCGGAAAAACTCGGCTTGAAAGAGTTTCTAAGCAAAAAGGTTCACACATATTCGAAGGGTACGAGAAGAAAGCTTTCTTTCCTGCTCTCTCTACTTCCAGATCCCGATCTTCTGATACTTGACGAACCGATGAGCGGACTTGACCCAATATCGAGGATAAACATGAGGGAAACGATAAAAGAGCTCAAAAGAGCGGGAAAGGGTGTCCTCATAACTTCGCATGACCTTGCTGAAGTAGAGAAACTCGCTGACAGATTCGTCCTGATAAAGGACGGCAAGATACTGGCGGACAACTTGGTATGGGATGCTCTTTCAAAGTATCAATCTCTGGAAAAACTCTTTCTCGATTTCGTAAAGGAGGGAAGGTCATGA
- a CDS encoding radical SAM/SPASM domain-containing protein has product MTKHILRKFEDLGVKVIELTGGEPTIFLDFKTVLEEIFKHNLELVGILSNGSGFSAEVLKLIEENKERVAFQIDLHSIYPEYYEWFTGNRYAYEKAVDTISKVTDTGVPVRIACNVTPKNVDHMFEIAETAHKLGATSIAFGPIAPLGRAKVNKNLILSMDSFKKFVSNMNKLINVYGKDFITTLESRPNAINCGAGWNSLTISPNFDVKICQMASVYIENLRRYGYSYRNFLIENSDLL; this is encoded by the coding sequence ATAACGAAACACATTCTCAGAAAATTTGAAGATTTAGGTGTAAAAGTCATAGAATTAACTGGTGGAGAACCAACCATATTTCTGGACTTCAAAACAGTGTTAGAGGAGATATTTAAACATAATCTTGAATTGGTTGGCATTTTATCGAATGGTTCAGGATTCAGTGCTGAAGTTTTGAAATTGATTGAGGAGAATAAAGAAAGAGTGGCTTTTCAAATCGATCTACATAGTATTTATCCAGAATATTATGAATGGTTCACAGGTAATAGATATGCTTATGAGAAAGCCGTGGACACTATCTCAAAAGTAACAGATACCGGTGTACCTGTCAGAATTGCTTGCAATGTGACTCCAAAAAATGTGGATCATATGTTCGAAATAGCAGAAACTGCCCATAAGCTTGGAGCTACATCAATTGCATTCGGACCGATTGCTCCATTGGGAAGAGCAAAAGTCAATAAGAACTTGATTCTGAGTATGGATTCTTTTAAAAAATTCGTTTCCAATATGAATAAGCTTATCAACGTATATGGAAAAGATTTCATAACCACTCTTGAATCAAGGCCAAATGCTATTAACTGCGGAGCAGGCTGGAACAGCTTGACGATTTCTCCAAACTTTGATGTGAAAATTTGTCAAATGGCAAGTGTATATATTGAAAATCTTAGAAGATATGGATACTCGTACAGAAATTTTCTAATTGAAAATTCAGATCTTTTGTAG
- a CDS encoding type II toxin-antitoxin system HicB family antitoxin → MRKIFTAIIEYDPETKQYVGMVPDVPGVHTVGSSLEEVRRNLKEVLELVLEEAGDEINHQEFVALEMIEVET, encoded by the coding sequence ATGCGTAAAATTTTCACAGCTATCATTGAATACGATCCTGAAACAAAGCAATATGTTGGAATGGTTCCAGATGTTCCAGGTGTGCATACTGTAGGTAGTTCCTTAGAAGAAGTGAGAAGGAATTTAAAAGAGGTGCTTGAGCTCGTATTGGAGGAAGCAGGAGATGAAATAAATCACCAGGAATTCGTGGCTCTTGAGATGATAGAGGTGGAAACTTGA
- a CDS encoding type II toxin-antitoxin system HicA family toxin, producing the protein MEKVLLKLGFQRVRQKGSHVFYRHSNGKYTTIPFHARDLPKSLNKKNHP; encoded by the coding sequence ATGGAGAAGGTTTTACTGAAACTTGGATTTCAACGTGTTCGCCAAAAAGGAAGTCATGTGTTCTACAGGCACAGCAATGGAAAGTATACGACCATCCCATTTCATGCAAGAGACTTGCCCAAGTCACTTAATAAGAAAAATCATCCGTGA
- a CDS encoding ABC transporter ATP-binding protein, producing the protein MKTGKFRLLRKNHIALAVLTTASLVASGFFYSRRVTLLQSAVDRAIHSKELSSFLGDILLFLVFLLLTIIFDFLASFMSAVNNVGMFKNLVRSQIRLMLDADMLELKKQNTGEIITRMFDDGWYIISLYSSTIPDLVATSFKVGLLVFVFYQLSPRILLIALLLSPLYSFPLSSPRRRIMEHQEKERSSFEKCVKFINETLSGAAVIKAFESKRFFYKEFGKLTNLWLNTSNTLFNVVAKTESLYPFLNGLLPILVVALSSFLIAKKEITIGSAISFFYFISGFYSSISNVYSSVLDIMRSRTYKERISEVMELSAEKGGGKELGDFKQMSLQNVSFGYPDGGEILTDLNIKIDAGDRVAIVASSGEGKSTLVSLFNRFLTPTKGQILINDIPIEQYSLSSLRKKIILVRSNDILFDTTIKNNITLFEDFPEDELERILRMCECDFVEKLENGIHTVVGERGTKLSDGQRQRIVLARALIRKPQVLILDEATSGVDSETEEKIFEKILKEINTVIIISHRLSTIRKAKKIIVLNNGRVEAEGTHEELMEKSPLYREIVRSQLEV; encoded by the coding sequence ATGAAAACTGGAAAGTTTCGGCTCTTGAGGAAGAATCACATAGCACTTGCCGTTTTGACAACTGCGAGCTTAGTTGCCTCGGGTTTTTTCTATTCCAGAAGGGTCACTTTGCTTCAAAGTGCCGTTGACAGAGCGATTCACAGCAAAGAACTTTCATCTTTCCTTGGAGACATTCTGTTGTTTCTTGTGTTCCTCTTGTTAACCATTATTTTCGATTTCCTGGCCAGTTTCATGTCCGCTGTCAACAACGTCGGTATGTTCAAAAATTTGGTCAGAAGTCAGATAAGACTGATGCTCGACGCTGATATGCTTGAACTGAAAAAGCAAAACACAGGAGAGATAATAACCCGCATGTTCGATGATGGGTGGTATATAATCAGTCTGTACTCCTCTACAATTCCAGACCTTGTGGCAACATCGTTCAAAGTAGGACTGCTCGTTTTCGTGTTCTACCAGCTCAGTCCCAGGATTCTTCTCATTGCCCTGCTTCTGTCTCCTCTCTACAGTTTTCCACTATCGAGTCCCAGACGGAGAATAATGGAACATCAGGAAAAAGAACGCTCGAGTTTTGAGAAATGTGTCAAGTTTATAAACGAGACGTTGAGTGGGGCGGCGGTTATCAAGGCATTCGAATCGAAGAGATTTTTCTACAAAGAATTCGGAAAATTAACTAACCTGTGGTTGAACACGTCGAATACGCTCTTCAATGTGGTGGCGAAAACGGAGAGTCTCTATCCGTTTTTAAACGGATTGCTCCCGATACTCGTTGTTGCTCTATCGTCTTTTCTCATCGCGAAAAAGGAAATAACAATCGGAAGTGCGATATCGTTTTTCTACTTCATCAGCGGTTTTTATTCATCAATAAGCAACGTTTACAGTTCTGTTCTAGACATTATGAGATCAAGGACGTATAAAGAACGAATTTCAGAGGTTATGGAACTCAGCGCTGAGAAAGGTGGTGGAAAAGAGCTCGGAGACTTCAAACAGATGAGTTTGCAAAATGTTTCCTTTGGATATCCAGATGGCGGGGAGATACTCACTGATTTAAACATAAAGATAGACGCAGGCGACAGGGTGGCCATAGTGGCGAGTTCTGGGGAGGGAAAGAGCACACTTGTGTCACTCTTCAACCGCTTTCTCACACCCACAAAAGGTCAGATCCTCATCAACGACATCCCTATCGAGCAGTATTCACTTTCTTCACTCAGAAAGAAAATCATCCTTGTTCGATCGAACGACATCTTGTTCGATACTACCATCAAAAACAACATCACGCTTTTTGAGGACTTCCCGGAGGATGAGCTGGAACGTATTCTCAGGATGTGTGAGTGCGATTTCGTCGAGAAACTGGAAAACGGGATACACACCGTTGTTGGTGAAAGAGGAACAAAACTCTCGGACGGTCAAAGGCAGAGGATCGTCCTTGCAAGGGCTTTGATCAGGAAACCACAGGTTCTCATCCTGGACGAAGCCACCTCTGGTGTGGACAGCGAGACAGAGGAGAAAATCTTTGAAAAAATTCTGAAGGAAATCAACACCGTGATCATAATCTCCCATAGGCTTTCCACAATAAGAAAAGCAAAGAAGATCATCGTACTGAATAATGGAAGAGTGGAAGCCGAAGGAACACACGAAGAACTCATGGAAAAATCTCCCCTTTACAGGGAGATTGTAAGGAGTCAATTGGAGGTATAA
- a CDS encoding ABC transporter ATP-binding protein, translating into MNLFLFTGHLRDDIRKFERKYKKHYPIFFLLEGLFLTTNVLTPLLIKKTIDSAFYRGDVGEIALFSVLYFIVLVAQSFIMYKLNYSAAKYLLNASRARESKSAYAKILALPLTYANSQNTGDYLSVFMRDVPKVASGVYLGRLQFFFNLGFFLAVLFLLFILSVKLTLVVLVSIVLFFVSTSILRKMVIRASQRDQESYQRFLKRSREVVEGIPVLKQFSGSSFLKNFLDSSAGEWSRASIAHSTANELSNRNIDINRWIGSTIVLAFGIYLLWKGEISVGTLLAFESYMNWMYDIVRMALTGLTMFFSTLPNWENFARIFSMPFERASGINLEKFEKLQLRNVYFKYDGTPVLTGLNFEINSGDKIAIVARSGAGKSTLVSLFNRLLSPTEGEILINGVPIEQYSLQSLRRNIVLVRSNDILFDTTIRNNITLFEDFPEDEIENVLKMCECDFVEKLESGIDTIVGERGTKLSDGQRQRIVLARALIRKPQVLILDEATSGVDGKTEERIFEKILREIETVIIISHRLSTVRKAKKIYVMENGRILDSGSHEELIVRCEKYTEILKEQFVE; encoded by the coding sequence ATGAACCTCTTCTTATTTACAGGTCATCTCAGAGACGATATCAGAAAATTCGAGAGGAAGTACAAAAAACACTATCCGATTTTCTTCTTACTGGAAGGCCTGTTTTTGACCACCAACGTTCTTACTCCACTTCTCATCAAAAAGACCATCGACAGTGCGTTTTACAGAGGTGATGTGGGAGAAATCGCTCTGTTCTCAGTACTATACTTCATCGTTCTTGTGGCCCAGTCTTTCATCATGTACAAACTCAACTACTCAGCTGCGAAGTACTTGCTGAACGCATCCCGGGCTAGGGAATCGAAGAGCGCATACGCAAAAATCCTGGCGCTTCCACTGACTTACGCGAACTCACAGAACACCGGTGATTATCTTTCGGTTTTCATGAGGGATGTTCCGAAGGTAGCTTCGGGAGTTTACCTTGGAAGGTTGCAGTTTTTCTTCAACCTGGGATTTTTCCTTGCTGTTCTTTTCCTTTTGTTCATTCTGAGTGTAAAACTCACTCTTGTGGTCCTGGTGAGCATCGTTCTGTTTTTTGTGTCAACCTCGATTCTGAGGAAGATGGTCATCAGGGCTTCTCAGAGAGATCAGGAATCCTACCAGAGGTTTTTGAAAAGATCCAGGGAAGTGGTGGAAGGAATTCCTGTTCTCAAACAGTTTTCTGGATCTTCGTTTCTCAAAAACTTCCTCGATTCAAGTGCCGGAGAATGGAGCAGGGCGAGTATCGCTCACAGTACGGCAAATGAACTGTCGAACAGAAACATCGACATTAACAGATGGATCGGGAGTACCATCGTTCTTGCCTTCGGTATTTATCTTCTCTGGAAGGGTGAGATAAGTGTCGGAACACTTCTGGCCTTCGAATCTTACATGAACTGGATGTACGACATCGTCAGAATGGCGCTCACAGGCCTGACAATGTTCTTTTCGACGCTTCCAAACTGGGAAAACTTTGCGAGAATATTTTCCATGCCCTTTGAAAGAGCAAGCGGTATAAATCTTGAAAAGTTCGAAAAACTGCAATTGAGGAATGTGTATTTTAAATACGACGGAACTCCTGTTCTCACTGGTTTGAATTTCGAGATAAACTCCGGGGATAAGATCGCAATTGTGGCAAGATCTGGGGCAGGAAAGAGCACGCTCGTTTCTCTTTTCAACAGGCTACTGTCTCCCACAGAGGGTGAAATTCTCATAAACGGTGTTCCCATCGAACAGTACTCTCTTCAATCACTCAGAAGAAACATCGTTCTTGTTCGCTCGAACGATATACTCTTTGATACAACAATCAGAAACAACATCACCCTTTTTGAAGACTTTCCAGAAGATGAAATCGAAAATGTTCTCAAAATGTGTGAGTGTGACTTTGTTGAGAAACTGGAAAGCGGAATAGACACGATCGTAGGAGAGAGGGGAACAAAACTCTCAGATGGTCAAAGGCAGAGAATAGTCCTCGCGAGAGCTTTGATAAGAAAACCACAGGTTCTCATCCTAGACGAGGCCACCTCTGGTGTTGATGGCAAGACGGAGGAGAGGATTTTCGAGAAAATCTTGAGGGAAATAGAAACTGTGATTATCATCTCACACAGGCTTTCCACTGTGAGAAAGGCCAAAAAGATATACGTCATGGAGAACGGACGGATTCTGGACTCTGGTTCTCACGAGGAGCTGATCGTCAGGTGTGAAAAATACACAGAGATTCTAAAGGAGCAGTTTGTAGAATGA
- a CDS encoding radical SAM/SPASM domain-containing protein → MITINLPKVFFSLIEAPRNNRYLLDKVNFDFYKLDDSIQITRKASSYLVRTKAKNVIEELEKLKKNTLISLKRKLVKDNDILRLALNVSQVCRLKCRYCYANAGTYGNPGFMKRNVLVRTLDFFLSNYNVHNIHIFGGEPLLNIEMIEEMFRILTSKYAKKFNNLRITVATSLFVSEETINRFIKIYESYKDKFQIYMVVSLDGPKEIQDNTRPSLDSKSSSFDRIKNNINLLKQKGFSISFEVTYTKLHKQLGWNILKIYKYFYTEFNAANVIISPVYDWNGSLDKNLRIDISIAQEYYEIIASLLEKSRRGDLNDFDRALLCKLLMNYLNPSDSSGKIIVSTFCPAGSNSFIVDIFGNIYPCQLVVGNLKYRISNVVKDNEEKILKNLKDWRYKALRLFTKARYSKCKDCYFLFYCSRCIFKRDYQKDMFKACDVEKKIIETILEFDPWTLLPLMDNFNGG, encoded by the coding sequence ATGATAACCATTAATCTACCCAAGGTCTTTTTCTCATTGATTGAAGCTCCTCGCAATAATAGGTATCTTCTAGACAAGGTTAATTTTGATTTCTACAAATTAGATGATAGTATACAAATAACAAGAAAGGCTTCTTCTTACCTAGTTCGCACTAAAGCCAAAAATGTCATAGAAGAGCTCGAAAAGTTAAAGAAAAATACTTTAATTTCTCTGAAAAGAAAGTTGGTTAAAGATAATGATATTTTGCGTTTAGCGCTAAATGTATCTCAGGTTTGTAGATTAAAATGCAGATACTGTTATGCTAACGCTGGAACATATGGTAATCCTGGCTTTATGAAGAGAAATGTATTAGTACGGACCCTTGATTTCTTTCTTTCGAATTATAATGTGCACAATATACATATTTTTGGTGGAGAACCTCTCCTAAATATTGAAATGATAGAAGAAATGTTCAGAATATTGACATCAAAGTATGCTAAAAAATTCAATAATCTGCGAATAACCGTAGCTACAAGTTTATTTGTTTCAGAGGAAACTATCAATCGCTTTATTAAAATTTACGAGTCCTATAAGGATAAATTCCAAATCTATATGGTTGTTAGTCTAGATGGGCCGAAAGAAATACAAGATAATACAAGACCTAGTCTTGATAGCAAGTCTAGCAGTTTTGATCGGATAAAGAATAACATAAATTTGCTTAAACAGAAAGGTTTTTCTATATCATTTGAAGTTACCTACACCAAGTTACACAAGCAACTCGGTTGGAATATTTTGAAAATATACAAATATTTCTATACCGAATTCAATGCTGCAAATGTGATTATCTCTCCGGTGTACGACTGGAATGGTTCTTTAGACAAAAATTTACGAATCGATATTTCCATTGCTCAAGAATATTATGAAATAATAGCTTCTCTGTTAGAAAAAAGTCGCAGAGGAGATTTAAATGACTTTGATCGTGCCCTGCTGTGTAAATTACTGATGAATTATCTCAACCCTAGTGACTCTTCTGGCAAGATAATTGTTAGTACATTTTGCCCTGCTGGGTCGAATTCATTTATTGTAGATATTTTTGGAAACATATACCCATGCCAGCTGGTTGTAGGAAATTTAAAATACAGAATATCGAATGTTGTAAAAGATAATGAAGAAAAAATACTAAAGAATTTGAAAGACTGGAGGTATAAAGCTTTGAGATTATTTACCAAAGCTAGATACAGCAAGTGCAAGGATTGCTATTTCTTGTTTTACTGCAGTAGATGCATTTTTAAGCGTGATTACCAAAAAGATATGTTCAAAGCATGTGATGTTGAAAAGAAAATAATAGAAACAATTTTGGAATTTGATCCATGGACATTATTACCTTTAATGGATAATTTTAACGGAGGATGA
- a CDS encoding Cys-rich RiPP peptide has translation MQKMPKPVVPNDYLNPGKGCGGAGLVCGWCG, from the coding sequence ATGCAGAAGATGCCAAAACCAGTTGTTCCTAATGATTATTTGAACCCAGGAAAAGGATGTGGAGGAGCTGGTCTCGTCTGTGGTTGGTGTGGTTAA
- a CDS encoding helix-turn-helix domain-containing protein: protein MKSHQLLKAPFQHGFLFSRPLVMYCFKTCHDSAWKHYIRFLKYRHEKLYEEALSEIDNAIKVCNSIAFRYFLLSEKLTVLGYMGKHEEGIKLYSHLRGRMRNVSPNLRSIFIGNLLNYCSMYLHNAFECLGRIKPEAHHLEKSSYAFILIGKARYMARTGNVKEAMEFYEKALKILQEIPHPSGIIACLNDMAWYKKEKDPEKAKDMAEEALYWNGYFFDTPRFYALDTLFEIQRTTSDPAIVETARLIVIASEGLKDNANDLLKNAQKLCLRLNNSLYKNTKSLQRFLKKNTTSIKHLSEMTGVARNRLIDILNGKTQKIRGETLRKIAKALGKSNILSLPEPLLNELVKLKIEEDFSASLREIKTKILEERQILFLTTYMALLDREFLSRKEKLKKAYTLLEDIESFADFMAKDHRTMEFVVSMVKAHPFIEGRKEAVKKALERMKRRKLERFTLKYIEMKESDRRLLDKFLRNYGRYDGVRFGIRLKGPEVVREFAKKYSLKVQPLFVAFWCEEDGRARRRLERVLKHMVLN, encoded by the coding sequence TTGAAAAGTCATCAACTTTTGAAAGCACCATTTCAGCATGGATTTCTCTTCTCACGACCACTTGTTATGTACTGCTTCAAAACATGCCATGATTCAGCCTGGAAACATTACATAAGATTTCTGAAATACCGTCATGAAAAGCTTTACGAGGAAGCTCTTTCAGAGATAGATAACGCAATAAAGGTTTGCAACTCGATCGCCTTTCGCTACTTTCTTCTTTCAGAAAAACTCACCGTGCTCGGTTATATGGGAAAACACGAGGAAGGAATAAAACTTTACTCTCATTTACGCGGTAGAATGAGAAACGTTTCACCGAATCTCAGGAGCATATTTATTGGAAACCTTCTGAACTATTGCTCCATGTATCTACACAACGCTTTTGAATGTTTAGGGAGAATAAAGCCAGAGGCTCATCATCTGGAGAAATCCTCTTATGCTTTTATACTGATAGGAAAAGCAAGATATATGGCAAGAACAGGAAACGTCAAAGAAGCGATGGAGTTCTACGAAAAAGCACTGAAAATACTGCAAGAAATTCCTCATCCTTCTGGAATAATCGCCTGTCTTAACGATATGGCATGGTATAAAAAGGAGAAAGATCCAGAAAAAGCCAAAGATATGGCAGAAGAAGCACTCTACTGGAATGGATACTTTTTTGATACTCCGCGGTTCTATGCACTGGACACACTGTTTGAGATTCAAAGGACAACTTCTGACCCCGCAATCGTTGAAACTGCCAGGCTGATTGTGATCGCTTCTGAAGGGTTAAAAGACAACGCAAACGATCTCTTGAAAAATGCCCAGAAACTGTGTTTGAGATTGAACAACTCTCTCTACAAAAACACAAAATCTCTCCAGAGATTTCTGAAGAAAAACACCACATCCATCAAACACCTCTCAGAAATGACAGGAGTTGCAAGAAACAGACTGATCGACATATTAAACGGAAAAACACAAAAGATCAGGGGAGAAACGCTAAGAAAAATAGCAAAGGCTCTTGGAAAGTCCAACATTTTGTCTCTTCCTGAACCCCTGTTAAATGAACTGGTGAAACTGAAGATAGAAGAGGATTTCTCGGCTTCATTGAGAGAAATAAAGACAAAAATTTTAGAGGAAAGACAAATCCTTTTTCTTACCACCTACATGGCTCTTCTTGATAGAGAGTTCCTTTCAAGGAAAGAAAAGCTCAAAAAGGCATATACACTCCTTGAAGATATTGAGTCGTTCGCTGATTTCATGGCAAAAGATCACCGGACCATGGAATTTGTTGTTTCAATGGTGAAGGCTCATCCTTTCATTGAAGGAAGAAAAGAAGCGGTGAAGAAGGCCCTTGAAAGGATGAAAAGAAGGAAACTGGAAAGATTCACTTTGAAATACATCGAGATGAAAGAATCTGACAGAAGGCTTTTGGATAAATTTCTAAGAAACTACGGAAGGTACGATGGTGTGAGGTTTGGCATCAGGTTAAAAGGTCCAGAAGTAGTGAGAGAATTTGCAAAAAAGTACTCTCTCAAGGTTCAGCCCCTGTTTGTTGCTTTCTGGTGCGAAGAGGACGGCAGAGCAAGAAGAAGACTGGAAAGAGTCTTGAAGCATATGGTCCTGAATTGA
- a CDS encoding type II toxin-antitoxin system HicB family antitoxin → MRKIFTAIIEYDPETKQYVGMVPDVPGVHTVGSSLEEVRRNLKEVLELVLEEAGDEINHQEFVALEMIEVET, encoded by the coding sequence GTGCGCAAAATTTTCACAGCTATCATTGAATACGATCCTGAAACAAAGCAATATGTTGGAATGGTTCCGGACGTTCCGGGTGTGCATACTGTAGGTAGTTCCTTAGAAGAAGTGAGAAGGAATTTAAAAGAGGTGCTTGAACTCGTATTGGAGGAAGCAGGAGATGAAATAAATCACCAGGAATTCGTGGCTCTTGAGATGATAGAGGTGGAAACTTGA
- a CDS encoding type II toxin-antitoxin system HicA family toxin, with protein sequence MSYLPIVDPKTMEKVLLKLGFQRVRQKGSHVFYRHSNGRYTTIPFHARALPKSLIRKIIREAGISVEEFKKVLENL encoded by the coding sequence TTGAGTTATCTTCCAATAGTTGATCCAAAAACTATGGAAAAGGTTTTACTGAAACTTGGATTTCAACGTGTTCGCCAAAAAGGAAGTCATGTGTTCTACAGGCACAGCAATGGCAGATATACGACCATCCCATTTCATGCAAGAGCCTTGCCCAAATCACTTATAAGAAAAATCATCCGTGAAGCGGGTATATCAGTGGAGGAATTCAAGAAAGTACTTGAGAATCTGTGA